A genomic segment from Sphingobacteriaceae bacterium encodes:
- a CDS encoding DUF2905 family protein, with protein sequence MSGLGQIGRLFMYIGGALFLLGLVLILAGRLGLGRLPGDIVWRRGPVTVFFPLATSLLLSLLLTLLLNLLARR encoded by the coding sequence ATGTCCGGTTTGGGCCAGATAGGCCGTCTGTTCATGTACATCGGGGGGGCGCTGTTTCTGCTGGGGCTCGTCCTGATCCTGGCGGGGCGCCTGGGCTTGGGCCGGCTGCCCGGCGACATCGTCTGGCGGCGGGGGCCCGTCACCGTGTTTTTCCCCTTGGCCACCTCCCTCTTGCTCAGCCTCCTGCTGACCTTGCTGCTCAACCTGCTGGCCCGGCGCTGA
- the queA gene encoding tRNA preQ1(34) S-adenosylmethionine ribosyltransferase-isomerase QueA produces MPAPLLVSQFDYNLPQERIAQTPADPPHHSRLLVCRVDTGTVSHSRMDQLPRWLDPGDLLVVNDTKVRPARLPGRRLPGGGRVELVLLDRVGPWPAKPGAEVWDCLARPGRRLQPQVELELAQGKIRGRVLEVLPQGTRRVALWADDGTPLPHALAAWGKLPLPPYLKRDVPHQEYQTMFARREGSLAAPTAGLHFTPELLAAVAARGVETATLTLHVGPGTFQPVRVEEVARHRLAPEYIRVPPEVVRAVAAARERRRRVVAVGTTVARALETAARGAPAGSGTIAPFEGWTDLFIYPGFEFRVVDALLTNFHLPRSTLLMLVCAFAGRELVLQVYEEALAAGYRFASLGDASLWLRGEG; encoded by the coding sequence ATGCCGGCACCCCTGCTCGTTTCCCAATTCGACTACAACCTGCCCCAGGAGCGCATCGCCCAGACGCCGGCGGATCCTCCCCACCACAGCCGCCTGCTGGTGTGCCGTGTGGATACGGGGACCGTCAGCCACAGCCGCATGGACCAACTGCCCCGCTGGCTGGATCCCGGCGACCTGCTGGTGGTGAACGACACCAAGGTGCGGCCGGCCCGCCTCCCCGGACGACGCCTGCCGGGGGGCGGCCGGGTGGAACTGGTGCTCCTGGACCGGGTGGGCCCGTGGCCCGCTAAGCCGGGCGCCGAGGTTTGGGACTGCCTGGCCCGGCCGGGACGGCGCCTCCAGCCCCAGGTGGAATTGGAGCTGGCCCAGGGCAAGATCCGGGGCCGGGTGCTGGAGGTGCTCCCCCAGGGCACCCGGCGGGTAGCCCTGTGGGCCGATGACGGCACCCCCTTGCCCCACGCCCTGGCGGCCTGGGGCAAGCTGCCCCTGCCCCCCTACTTGAAGCGGGACGTGCCCCACCAGGAGTACCAGACCATGTTTGCCCGCCGGGAAGGGTCCCTGGCGGCGCCTACGGCAGGACTCCACTTCACTCCCGAACTGCTGGCGGCCGTGGCCGCCCGGGGGGTGGAGACGGCCACCTTGACCCTCCATGTGGGCCCGGGCACCTTCCAGCCTGTGCGGGTGGAGGAGGTGGCCCGGCACCGCCTGGCGCCCGAGTACATCCGGGTTCCCCCGGAAGTGGTGCGGGCGGTGGCGGCGGCCCGGGAGCGCCGCCGCCGGGTGGTGGCCGTGGGCACCACCGTGGCCCGGGCCCTGGAGACGGCCGCCCGGGGGGCGCCCGCCGGGAGCGGGACCATCGCCCCCTTCGAGGGCTGGACCGATTTGTTCATCTACCCGGGCTTTGAGTTCCGGGTGGTGGACGCCCTGCTGACCAACTTCCACCTGCCCCGGTCCACCTTGCTGATGCTGGTGTGCGCCTTTGCAGGGCGGGAACTGGTGCTGCAAGTATATGAAGAGGCGTTGGCCGCCGGCTATCGCTTTGCCAGCCTGGGGGACGCCAGCCT